A segment of the Bacilli bacterium genome:
CGCGGCCAACATGCGCTTACTTCTCCAATCCGGCCGGGACTTTCGTATGCTGAAAAATCGACTCCAGCACGGTCGTAATGGAAGCGCCGGTCATCCGCGCTTCCGCGTGCAGGATCATGCGGTGGCCCAGCACATATGGCGCCAACATTTTAATATCGTCGGGAATCACGTAATCCCGCTCCGCAACGAGCGCATACGCTTTTGCTACCGACAAAAAGCCGAGCGTCGCCCGCGGGCTGGCGCCCAAAAAGATCGCCGGATGTTCGCGCGTTTTGCGGACGACCGTGACCAAATATTCTTGCAGCGCTTGATCCACATAAATCTGTTTTGCCGCTTGCTGCAGCGCAATGATATGGTGAATTTCCGTTACCGGCTGCAAGCTTTCAAGCGGATGGCTGACACTGTGGGAGTTTAACAGCCCGCGCTCCGTTTCCTCATCGGGATAGCCGAGGCTGATTTTGAGAAGAAAACGGTCCAGCTGCGCCTCCGGCAGCATATAGGTGCCTTCAAAGTCGATCGGATTTTGTGTGGCCAACAAAATAAAGGGCCGCGGCAGTTGGTAAGTTTCCCCGTCCACCGTAACATGGCGTTCTTCCATCGCTTCGAGCAGCGCGGATTGCGTCTTCGTTGTGGCGCGGTTGATTTCATCGATCAAGAGAATGTTGGTCATGACGGGTCCGGGACGAAAGACAAACGTTTGCTCCTTCGGATGAAAAATCGAAACCCCGGTAATGTCGGTCGGCAGCAAGTCGGGATTGCATTGAATCCGGC
Coding sequences within it:
- a CDS encoding MoxR family ATPase, with the protein product MTSVSSIEQIETIRRIRRNLDCCILGKNEIIKLVLAAFLAEGHILLEDVPGTGKTVLIKALAKTINGQFRRIQCNPDLLPTDITGVSIFHPKEQTFVFRPGPVMTNILLIDEINRATTKTQSALLEAMEERHVTVDGETYQLPRPFILLATQNPIDFEGTYMLPEAQLDRFLLKISLGYPDEETERGLLNSHSVSHPLESLQPVTEIHHIIALQQAAKQIYVDQALQEYLVTVVRKTREHPAIFLGASPRATLGFLSVAKAYALVAERDYVIPDDIKMLAPYVLGHRMILHAEARMTGASITTVLESIFQHTKVPAGLEK